The Peribacillus simplex genome contains the following window.
GCCCAGCCCGAAAGAGGTTTCGAGGATGATTGTAAATAGAAAACAAAAACTGGAACAAGCGTTGCAGGAGTATAAGGAAATGGTTAAAACATTGAATGATGGAAGGAAGGCTTTAGTGGATTACTAAGTTACCAGGTATTAAGAAATGAGTTTTAACGGGCATTAAATTCACGAGTATTTGCTCCAAATTCACGAGTAAAAGCGTGGAATTCACGAGTATTTGCTCCAAATTCACGAGTAAAAGCGTGGAATTCACGAGTATTTGCTCCAATCGCGAGTAAAAGCGTGGAATTCACGAGTATTTGCTCCAATCGCGAGTAAAAGCGTGGAATTCACGAGTATTTGCTCCAAATTCACGAGTAAAGCGTGGAATTCACGAGTATTTGCTCTAAATTCACGAGTAAAAGCGTGGAATTCACGAGTATTTGCTCCAAATTCACGAGTAAAAGCGTGGAATTCACGAGTATTTGCTCCAAATTCACGAGTAAAAGCGTGGAATTCACGAGTATTTGCTCCAATCGCGAGTAAAAGCGTGAAATTCACGAGTATTTGCTCCAAATTCACGAGTAAAAGCGTGGAATTCACGAGTATTTGCTCCAATCGCGAGTAAAAGCGTGGAATTCACGAGTATTTGCTCCAATCGCGAGTAAAAGCATGAAATTCACGAGTATTTGCTCCAATCGCAAGTAAAAGCGTGGAATTCACGGTATTTGCTCCAATCGCGAGTAAAAGCGTGGAATTCACGAGTATTTGCTCCAATCGCGAGTAAAAGCAATGCGGGATGTATTTTAAAGTTCATATTTCATAATATATAGTCATTCTTTATTAGAGTGGCTATTTATTTTGATTTCTATTGCAACTGAGATTTCCCTAATGATAGTAAATGAAGATTATTTCCAAAATGATGGTATTATTTGTAAAATATATAAGATAAGGCGGAACGTTAAATCAAATAGATCTCAGTTCGGTTTTATCCTGATTTTAATAGCTTTTGTAATATCGATTACTTTTTGCTTTAATCCGGAAGCCTTATTAAAAGGTGGATATGATTTAGCTATGGATGGTCTGGTAGTAGCCAGAACCTTGATGAATTTATTAGTTAAAATAGGGGATTTGATTATAAACAAAAAAGATTGGTAGTTTATTATGAGACATTGTTTTTTGACGGCTATTAACTTTCTATAATCACTCTAAGAAAAAGGACATTATTACTGTATTATTCGAAGGAAGGCTCAGTCTTTTGACTGAGCCTTCCGATGTTCATTCACAGGATTTCCAAAATAATCAGCATCAATGAGTGCTTCATATATCGTTAACGGATTTTGGTTCCAACTGAACCGCATGATTCCTGAGGGCAAGACTTACCGTTATCATCACAATGAAATTGAATGCCAAGGCGATGATTCCCACATTCAAATCTTTCGCTGCTTGTGGCAAGGATGGAAACAGGGTCCCTATTGTTGAATGACTGAGTGTAATGCAGATTACTATGGCCAATCCGGTGATGATGCCGGCGATTGCGCCATATTTATTGATTGGATTCTTTTTCTTCTTCAGACTAAATAGAAGGGACGGGAATAGCTGTGTGATGAGACTGTATCCCATGAGAATTAATGTTGACATCGTTTCGCCGCCGTTTAAGGTGAAGTAGACGGCTATAAGGGCAATGATTGGCACAAGGATCTTTGCCAATCTTACAACGTGGCGATCTGATACTGTAGGTGCAAATTCCTTATAAACGTTTTTAGCGAGCAGTGTAGCGACGCTCATCAAAAGCATGGATCCCGGTACCAATGCGGTCAGCAAACCAGCCCCGCCAATTATACCTATAAACCATGGGTCAAAGGTCTGGATCGAAAGGCGCAGCAATGAGAGGTCTGCATCTGCCCCTACGAGTCCAGGCACTTTCAATATAGCTGTAAACCCTACAAAAAATACGAATAACAGCATGAGCGTATATAAAGGGCTGATGATGGCATTTTTTCGAAATACCTTCCCGCTGCGAGCTGAATAAACCGCGCTGAAAACTTGGGGCCACATATAGAAACCAAATACGAGCAATATTACCGTGGAGATGAACCATGATATGCTAAGTCCCTGCTCGGGGAACTTTAGAAAACCAGGCTTGGCCGCATCAATTGCTTCGAACATCGGCTGAAATCCACCAAAGTAATGAATGGGCAGATAAATTCCTAAGAATCCTATAATGGCGATCATCATGATATCTTTAATGACTGCTGTCCAGACTGAGCCGTGTATACCGGAAATCATTACATAAATGGTAAGGCCGATTGCCCCCATCCATACCGCCGCAGACATTGAG
Protein-coding sequences here:
- a CDS encoding sodium:solute symporter family protein, whose protein sequence is MNIALIIILAFLLLSIFLGIRSSKGKDMNLEQWTVGGRGFGAIFVFLLMAGEIYTTFSFLGGSGWAYGKGAPALYVLIYITLSYVLSYWLLPEIWKYAKENKLMSQSDFFVSKYKSPSLGILAALVGVVSMIPVIVVQLKGLGIIVSEASYGAISMSAAVWMGAIGLTIYVMISGIHGSVWTAVIKDIMMIAIIGFLGIYLPIHYFGGFQPMFEAIDAAKPGFLKFPEQGLSISWFISTVILLVFGFYMWPQVFSAVYSARSGKVFRKNAIISPLYTLMLLFVFFVGFTAILKVPGLVGADADLSLLRLSIQTFDPWFIGIIGGAGLLTALVPGSMLLMSVATLLAKNVYKEFAPTVSDRHVVRLAKILVPIIALIAVYFTLNGGETMSTLILMGYSLITQLFPSLLFSLKKKKNPINKYGAIAGIITGLAIVICITLSHSTIGTLFPSLPQAAKDLNVGIIALAFNFIVMITVSLALRNHAVQLEPKSVNDI